The Pirellulales bacterium genome includes a region encoding these proteins:
- a CDS encoding SAM-dependent methyltransferase encodes MLPTSKSRSLKASSPVILTCEPGWEAALADELQRVFPDPRPARAAAGWVVGEFSDGEPNRAPCVALCAQCLPNAQPIRASSISEWSRAVGERMIDGLAGHAGPWRLHVFGVYHDSGALRPRRCQLIRDKIGSLLQKKQRRLLRSLTAGDGPWLRGEALVQVGLPMPDTGFLSICDADLRFRLRRMVAPFCGGIAGIAADRRAPSRAFAKLIEAELRLGRRIEAGQTCVDLGSSPGSWAYVALERGARVLAVDRSPLRADLMAHPALAFVRGDAFGYRPAERVDWLLSDVIAPAERIIELLQTWVAERWCRRFCVTIKFRGTSDYAILEPLKSWLAAADVEFILRRLTNNKNEITAIGELPDDLADCRIEFPEN; translated from the coding sequence ATGCTTCCGACCTCAAAGTCTCGCAGCCTCAAAGCCTCATCGCCTGTTATTCTTACTTGCGAGCCGGGATGGGAGGCGGCGCTGGCCGACGAATTGCAGCGCGTGTTTCCCGATCCGCGGCCGGCTCGAGCGGCGGCGGGTTGGGTCGTCGGCGAGTTTTCTGACGGGGAGCCGAATCGTGCGCCTTGCGTCGCGCTGTGTGCACAGTGTTTGCCGAACGCCCAACCGATTCGCGCCAGCTCGATTTCCGAATGGAGCCGCGCCGTCGGCGAGCGGATGATCGATGGACTTGCCGGGCATGCTGGGCCATGGCGGTTGCACGTGTTCGGCGTTTATCACGACTCCGGCGCCTTGCGACCGCGGCGCTGCCAATTGATCCGCGATAAGATTGGATCGCTTTTGCAGAAGAAACAGCGGCGATTGCTGCGTTCGCTCACTGCCGGCGACGGTCCGTGGCTCCGTGGCGAAGCGCTCGTGCAAGTCGGATTACCGATGCCGGACACGGGCTTCCTGTCTATCTGCGATGCCGATCTGCGGTTCCGCTTGCGGCGGATGGTTGCGCCGTTTTGCGGTGGCATCGCCGGAATTGCCGCGGACCGCCGCGCACCATCCCGGGCCTTTGCAAAACTGATCGAGGCCGAGCTTCGGCTTGGTCGACGAATCGAGGCGGGGCAAACTTGCGTCGATCTGGGAAGTAGCCCCGGAAGTTGGGCCTACGTTGCGCTCGAGCGAGGCGCTCGCGTTTTGGCCGTCGACCGCAGTCCGCTGCGAGCCGATTTGATGGCCCATCCGGCGCTGGCATTCGTGCGCGGCGACGCATTTGGCTATCGGCCCGCGGAACGGGTCGATTGGCTGCTGTCCGACGTGATTGCGCCGGCCGAGAGGATCATTGAATTATTGCAAACGTGGGTCGCAGAACGATGGTGCCGGCGGTTTTGCGTAACGATCAAGTTCCGTGGCACGTCGGATTACGCGATCTTGGAGCCGCTGAAATCCTGGCTGGCCGCAGCCGACGTCGAATTCATCTTGCGACGGCTGACGAACAACAAAAACGAAATCACCGCCATCGGCGAATTGCCGGATGATTTAGCCGACTGCCGAATCGAATTTCCCGAGAATTGA
- a CDS encoding RluA family pseudouridine synthase, translated as MALKIVFQDERLLAIDKLSGLLAVPGLGPENQENLAHQVQQQFPRALVVHRLDRDTSGLILFALDPQSQRHLSRQFQERLVEKRYIGVVHGRLENESGRIELPLRRDFANPPRHRVDPVHGRMAVTDWRVLRRQPDRTRLELTPLTGRSHQLRIHMQQLGHPILGDNLYAGPDALVMADRLLLHAERIMIEHPSTGWRLCLTANCPF; from the coding sequence TTGGCGCTAAAAATCGTGTTCCAAGATGAGCGGCTGCTGGCGATCGACAAGCTCTCGGGTCTGCTGGCCGTGCCGGGATTGGGACCGGAGAATCAAGAAAATCTGGCCCATCAAGTGCAGCAGCAATTTCCGCGGGCGCTCGTAGTTCATCGGCTGGATCGCGACACGTCGGGCCTGATCCTGTTCGCCCTCGATCCGCAATCGCAACGGCATTTGAGCCGGCAGTTCCAAGAACGGCTGGTCGAAAAGAGATACATCGGCGTCGTCCACGGGCGCCTTGAAAACGAATCGGGCCGGATCGAGTTGCCGTTGCGTCGGGACTTTGCCAATCCGCCGCGGCATCGGGTCGATCCGGTTCATGGGCGAATGGCCGTGACCGATTGGCGAGTCCTGCGCCGGCAGCCCGATCGGACTCGCCTCGAGCTAACGCCGCTCACCGGCCGGTCGCACCAACTACGGATTCACATGCAGCAGCTTGGCCATCCGATCCTCGGCGATAATCTGTATGCGGGCCCCGATGCCTTGGTGATGGCCGACCGGCTATTATTGCATGCCGAGCGGATCATGATCGAGCACCCGAGCACGGGCTGGCGGTTATGCCTCACGGCGAATTGTCCGTTTTGA
- a CDS encoding DUF1501 domain-containing protein, with product MSLFQVPAGMTRRHFMTHLAGASAMAVPAMSFTNTLLANSADMKKRHKSAIMLWMGGGPATIDIWDLKPGAPTGGEFKPIATTADGVEISEHLPLMAKEMKHMAIVRSMSTREADHNRGRYYMHTGYVPNPNIEYPSYGSVVAHELAPLNKELEVPPFVSVGGASEGPGFLGMSWAPFVVNSNGDVRNMNMGVESGRAQQRLAMLSAIEEDFNKDVSSEFGRRGSRSSTAASEHEKVLAKTVNLMTSKQMEAFKVGSEKADVRERYGNTGFGKGCLMARRLVEAGVPFIEVDLGGWDTHANNFTSLKNQKLPELDKAMSALVSDLSDRGLLDDTVIIWMGEFGRTPRINGNAGRDHWARSWSVVVGGGSFKRGIAVGKTNEDGTMVETEPFTSQDLMASVVKSLGISLDTTFTSNNGRPMKIANSGKVIKELFA from the coding sequence ATGAGTCTGTTTCAAGTTCCTGCGGGTATGACGAGGCGGCATTTCATGACGCACTTGGCCGGTGCCTCGGCCATGGCTGTGCCGGCTATGTCGTTCACCAACACGCTTCTGGCCAACTCGGCCGACATGAAGAAGCGCCACAAGTCGGCCATCATGTTGTGGATGGGCGGCGGTCCGGCCACGATCGACATCTGGGACCTCAAGCCAGGCGCTCCGACCGGCGGTGAATTCAAGCCGATCGCCACCACGGCCGATGGCGTGGAAATCTCCGAACACCTGCCGTTGATGGCCAAGGAAATGAAGCACATGGCGATCGTGCGCTCGATGAGCACGCGAGAAGCCGACCACAACCGTGGCCGTTACTACATGCACACCGGTTACGTGCCGAATCCGAATATCGAGTATCCGAGCTACGGTTCGGTGGTAGCGCATGAATTAGCGCCGCTCAACAAGGAACTCGAAGTTCCACCGTTCGTATCCGTCGGCGGCGCCAGTGAAGGCCCGGGTTTCCTGGGTATGTCGTGGGCGCCGTTCGTCGTCAATTCCAATGGCGACGTGCGCAACATGAACATGGGTGTCGAATCCGGCCGCGCCCAACAGCGGCTCGCCATGCTCAGCGCAATCGAAGAAGACTTCAACAAGGACGTGTCGTCCGAGTTCGGCCGCCGGGGTAGCCGGAGTTCCACGGCCGCCAGCGAGCACGAAAAGGTTCTCGCGAAAACCGTTAATCTGATGACCAGCAAGCAGATGGAAGCCTTCAAGGTCGGTTCGGAGAAGGCCGATGTCCGCGAACGCTACGGCAACACCGGTTTCGGCAAGGGCTGCTTGATGGCTCGGCGTCTGGTCGAGGCCGGCGTCCCCTTCATCGAAGTGGACCTCGGCGGCTGGGACACCCACGCCAATAACTTCACCAGCCTGAAGAACCAGAAGTTGCCCGAACTCGACAAGGCCATGAGCGCCTTGGTCAGCGATCTTTCGGATCGCGGCCTGCTCGACGACACGGTCATCATTTGGATGGGTGAGTTCGGCCGTACACCGCGCATCAACGGCAACGCCGGCCGCGACCATTGGGCCCGTAGCTGGAGCGTCGTGGTCGGTGGCGGTAGCTTCAAGCGAGGCATCGCCGTCGGCAAAACCAATGAAGATGGCACGATGGTCGAAACCGAGCCCTTCACCTCGCAAGACCTGATGGCTAGTGTCGTCAAGTCGCTCGGCATCTCACTCGACACGACCTTCACGAGCAACAACGGTCGCCCGATGAAGATCGCCAACAGCGGCAAGGTCATCAAGGAACTCTTCGCCTAA